In Neorhizobium galegae, the following proteins share a genomic window:
- a CDS encoding DUF1801 domain-containing protein: MAEKTSGKSGAAKPTPASRVAAEPALLSGGNPQIAKGYGDAPVQAYIAAMPGWKSDVGRRLDALVTSTVPNVYKAVKWNSPLYGIEGDGWFLSVHCFTNYIKLAFFRGTSLNPVPPGTSKTPQTRYFHIHEGEELDETQLADWVKQASQLPGERM; the protein is encoded by the coding sequence ATGGCTGAAAAGACGTCCGGGAAATCCGGGGCTGCCAAGCCGACACCCGCCAGCCGCGTCGCTGCGGAGCCGGCTCTCCTTTCGGGCGGCAACCCGCAGATCGCCAAGGGTTATGGCGACGCACCCGTGCAGGCCTATATCGCGGCCATGCCGGGCTGGAAAAGCGATGTCGGGCGCCGGCTCGACGCACTCGTCACCAGCACCGTCCCCAACGTCTACAAGGCGGTCAAATGGAACTCGCCGCTCTACGGCATCGAGGGCGATGGCTGGTTCCTCAGCGTCCATTGCTTCACGAACTACATCAAGCTGGCCTTCTTCCGCGGCACCTCGCTCAATCCAGTCCCTCCCGGCACGTCCAAAACGCCGCAGACGCGCTACTTCCATATCCATGAGGGAGAGGAACTCGACGAAACACAGCTCGCAGATTGGGTGAAACAGGCCAGCCAATTGCCCGGCGAACGGATGTAG
- a CDS encoding winged helix-turn-helix transcriptional regulator gives MLEVTASYGQFCPVAMAAEIFCTRWTPLVLRELLCGSCRFNDLRRGVPRMSPTLLSKRLKELVQAGIVENRKAADGVMEYHLTPAGEDLREVVMTLGFWGQHWVETQHSLQKLDPSLLMWDMRRHLDPTPMPPRRCTVLFLFPDRPAAQQRYWLVVDGRDVDVCSTDPGFEIDLYVTSALRTMTAIWMGIATVRAEMAQGRLELDGDPEMASSMQQWLGLSPFARERPRAGKAA, from the coding sequence ATGTTGGAAGTGACCGCGAGCTACGGCCAGTTCTGCCCGGTGGCGATGGCGGCTGAGATATTCTGCACCCGCTGGACGCCGCTCGTGCTCCGCGAACTTCTGTGCGGCAGCTGCCGTTTCAACGACCTCCGGCGCGGCGTGCCACGCATGTCGCCGACCCTGCTTTCGAAACGGCTGAAGGAGCTGGTCCAGGCCGGCATCGTCGAAAACCGCAAGGCCGCCGATGGGGTGATGGAATATCACCTGACGCCGGCCGGCGAAGATTTGCGCGAGGTGGTGATGACCCTCGGCTTCTGGGGCCAGCATTGGGTCGAGACCCAGCATTCGCTTCAGAAACTCGATCCGTCGCTGCTGATGTGGGACATGCGCCGCCACCTCGATCCGACCCCGATGCCTCCGCGGCGTTGCACGGTCCTCTTTCTCTTTCCCGATCGGCCGGCGGCCCAGCAGCGCTACTGGCTGGTCGTCGACGGCCGCGATGTCGATGTCTGCTCGACCGATCCCGGCTTCGAGATCGACCTCTACGTGACCAGTGCGCTCCGGACGATGACCGCCATCTGGATGGGCATTGCGACGGTGCGGGCCGAAATGGCGCAGGGAAGGCTGGAGCTGGACGGCGATCCGGAAATGGCGAGCTCGATGCAGCAATGGCTGGGCCTCAGCCCCTTCGCTCGCGAGCGTCCGAGAGCGGGCAAGGCCGCTTGA
- a CDS encoding EAL domain-containing protein: protein MVLTAAPGVRAAEPVKISRDDTALDLTRTTDIYVNQGEAFQVSTAAAADGIRRRIEVRASSPGHQGDWAVFALSNVSEEQLERVIVAPHFRLANSKMFWPDLGSQRIISITPSEGFALDRISSPDADVFRITLNPGSTITFVAELATPSLPQIYLWQPDAYKDTVNSFTLYRGIVLGIAGLLAVFLTILFVVKGTSMLPAAAALAWAVLAYICVDFGFLDKLITVTSGDQRIWRAAAEVALASSLVIFLFTYLNLNRWHVHLGYATLAWVVGLVLLGGVAIYDPSVASGIARLSFALTGTVGILLIIYLGFNRYDRAILLVPTWALILVWLFAGWLTVTGKLDNDIIQPALGGGLVLIVLLIGFTVMQHAFAGGAYQQGLFSDLERQSLALTGSGDTVWDWDVARDRVVTTPDISTRLGLDIGAMHGPVRNWVPRLHPDDRDRFRATLDVLLEHRRGRLNHEFRIRAEDGHFHWLQIRARPVLGSNGEIIRCVGTIIDVTEQKNSVERLLQDAMHDNLTGLPNRQVFLDRLQSVLTLAPGGDTLRPTVMAIDIDRYKQVNDSLGIAAGDNILIALTRRLRRLLKPQDTLARLAGDQFGLILVSERDPAKVADFADAVSKAIMVPINFASREIILTASIGLSSWVDQQESASGMLADAELAMYRAKRSGGNRVEPFRPAFRAAGADKLQIETDLRRAIERKELFLAYQPIISLKDGEIAGFEALMRWDHPKRGSIPPSEFIPIAEMSDLIGPLGLFAIDRAASDLMVWQGQTGNLPVFVSVNLSSAQLLNADLYNDVRALLQKTQVNPGQLKLELTESLMMENPEQARLVLGKLKQTGLSLALDDFGTGYSSLAYLTQFPFDTIKLDKALVRNATEKRAVLLRSVIAMARALEMTVVAEGVETDEDAAELAKMGCHFGQSYLFGPPAPADAVLRLLKERFPLTKRA, encoded by the coding sequence ATGGTCCTGACGGCTGCGCCGGGTGTGCGCGCCGCGGAGCCGGTCAAGATTTCGCGAGACGACACGGCGCTCGACCTCACGAGAACCACCGATATCTACGTCAACCAGGGCGAGGCCTTCCAGGTCTCGACCGCCGCTGCCGCGGACGGCATCCGCCGCCGCATCGAGGTGCGCGCAAGCTCGCCCGGCCACCAGGGCGACTGGGCGGTCTTTGCGCTTTCCAACGTCTCCGAAGAACAGCTCGAACGGGTGATCGTCGCACCGCATTTCCGGCTCGCCAATTCGAAAATGTTCTGGCCGGACCTCGGCTCGCAACGCATCATCTCGATCACGCCCTCGGAAGGTTTTGCACTCGACCGGATATCGAGCCCGGATGCCGACGTATTCCGCATCACGCTGAACCCCGGTTCGACGATCACCTTCGTCGCGGAACTGGCGACGCCGTCGCTGCCGCAGATCTATCTCTGGCAGCCGGACGCCTACAAGGACACGGTCAACTCGTTCACGCTCTATCGCGGCATCGTGCTTGGAATTGCAGGCCTTCTGGCGGTGTTCCTGACCATTCTCTTCGTCGTCAAGGGCACCTCGATGCTGCCGGCGGCGGCAGCGCTTGCCTGGGCGGTGCTCGCCTATATCTGCGTCGACTTCGGTTTCCTCGACAAGCTGATCACCGTCACATCGGGCGACCAGCGCATCTGGCGCGCGGCGGCGGAAGTGGCGCTCGCTTCGTCGCTGGTGATCTTCTTGTTCACCTATCTCAACCTCAACCGCTGGCACGTGCATCTCGGTTACGCGACGCTTGCCTGGGTGGTCGGCCTGGTGCTGCTCGGCGGCGTGGCGATCTACGATCCGTCGGTCGCGTCGGGCATCGCCCGCCTTTCGTTCGCACTGACCGGCACCGTCGGCATCCTGTTGATCATCTATCTCGGCTTCAACCGCTACGATCGGGCGATCCTGCTGGTGCCGACCTGGGCGCTGATCCTGGTCTGGCTGTTCGCGGGCTGGCTGACGGTGACCGGCAAGCTCGACAACGACATCATCCAGCCGGCGCTTGGCGGCGGTCTGGTTCTGATCGTGCTTCTGATCGGCTTCACGGTCATGCAGCACGCCTTTGCCGGCGGCGCCTACCAGCAAGGCCTGTTCTCCGACCTCGAACGGCAATCGCTGGCGCTGACCGGCAGCGGCGACACCGTCTGGGACTGGGACGTGGCCCGCGACCGCGTCGTCACCACGCCCGACATCTCGACCCGCCTCGGGCTCGATATCGGCGCCATGCACGGGCCGGTGCGCAACTGGGTGCCACGCCTCCACCCCGACGACCGCGACCGTTTTCGCGCCACGCTGGACGTTCTGCTCGAACATCGCCGCGGCCGCCTGAACCACGAATTCCGCATCCGCGCCGAGGACGGGCATTTCCACTGGCTGCAGATCCGCGCCCGGCCGGTGCTCGGCTCGAACGGCGAAATCATCCGCTGCGTCGGCACGATCATCGATGTGACCGAGCAGAAGAATTCCGTCGAACGGCTGCTCCAGGACGCAATGCACGACAACCTGACCGGCCTGCCGAACCGCCAGGTCTTCCTCGACCGGCTGCAATCGGTGCTGACGCTGGCGCCCGGCGGCGATACCCTGCGGCCGACCGTCATGGCGATCGACATCGACCGCTACAAGCAGGTCAACGACTCGCTCGGCATCGCGGCCGGCGACAATATCCTGATCGCGCTGACCCGCCGCCTGCGCCGGCTTCTGAAGCCGCAGGACACGCTGGCGCGGCTTGCCGGCGACCAGTTCGGACTGATCCTCGTCTCCGAGCGCGACCCGGCCAAGGTGGCGGACTTCGCCGATGCGGTCTCCAAGGCGATCATGGTGCCGATCAACTTCGCCAGCCGCGAGATCATCCTGACTGCCTCGATCGGCCTCTCTTCGTGGGTCGACCAGCAGGAAAGTGCGTCCGGCATGCTGGCCGACGCGGAACTTGCCATGTACCGGGCGAAACGCTCCGGTGGCAACCGCGTCGAGCCCTTCCGCCCCGCCTTCCGGGCCGCCGGCGCCGACAAACTGCAGATCGAGACCGATCTTCGCCGCGCGATCGAACGCAAGGAACTGTTTCTTGCCTATCAGCCGATCATCAGCCTAAAGGACGGCGAGATTGCCGGTTTCGAGGCGCTGATGCGCTGGGATCATCCCAAGCGCGGCAGCATCCCGCCCTCGGAGTTCATCCCGATCGCCGAAATGTCGGACCTGATCGGCCCGCTCGGCCTGTTCGCCATCGACCGGGCCGCCTCGGACCTGATGGTCTGGCAGGGCCAGACCGGCAACCTGCCGGTGTTCGTGTCGGTCAACCTGTCGAGCGCACAGCTTCTCAACGCCGATCTCTACAACGATGTGCGCGCGCTATTGCAGAAGACCCAGGTCAATCCGGGCCAGCTGAAGCTCGAACTCACCGAATCGCTGATGATGGAGAACCCGGAACAAGCGCGGCTGGTGCTCGGCAAACTCAAGCAAACCGGCCTCAGCCTGGCGCTCGACGACTTCGGCACCGGCTATTCGTCGCTCGCCTACCTTACGCAGTTCCCGTTCGACACGATCAAGCTCGACAAGGCGCTGGTCCGCAACGCAACGGAAAAACGGGCAGTCCTGCTGCGTTCCGTGATCGCCATGGCCCGTGCGCTGGAAATGACCGTGGTGGCGGAGGGCGTCGAGACCGACGAGGATGCGGCGGAGCTTGCAAAGATGGGCTGCCATTTTGGCCAGAGCTATCTGTTCGGCCCGCCTGCCCCGGCAGACGCCGTGCTCCGTCTTCTGAAAGAGCGCTTCCCGTTGACCAAGCGGGCGTAG
- a CDS encoding GNAT family N-acetyltransferase, producing MTKSVFRFLSRQPDTPELYGENHLLRLPRYSDYKQWQRLRSESRPFLQPWEPIWRPDELTEGAFRLRVVRSGQEYASGLAVPLLLFRRDDQVLLGGLTIGYIRRGAAQSCMVGYWMGEKHSGQGHMLAALKVAIPYIYGGLQLHRIEAACIPENWKSVRLLEKAGFEQEGLLRKYLKINGEWRDHLMFSRLPEDGEFGKMLKP from the coding sequence ATGACCAAATCGGTGTTTCGGTTCCTGTCGCGACAGCCGGACACACCAGAGCTTTATGGCGAAAACCACCTGCTCCGGCTTCCCCGTTATTCCGACTACAAACAATGGCAGCGGCTACGCTCGGAAAGCCGGCCTTTCCTGCAGCCCTGGGAGCCGATCTGGCGGCCGGACGAGCTGACCGAAGGGGCGTTCCGCCTGCGCGTCGTCAGAAGCGGCCAGGAATATGCGTCCGGCCTTGCCGTGCCGCTGCTTCTCTTCCGCCGCGACGACCAGGTGCTGCTCGGCGGCCTGACCATCGGCTATATCCGGCGGGGTGCGGCGCAGAGCTGCATGGTCGGCTACTGGATGGGCGAGAAACATTCCGGCCAAGGCCACATGTTGGCCGCATTGAAGGTGGCTATCCCGTATATCTACGGCGGACTTCAGTTGCACCGGATCGAGGCAGCCTGTATTCCGGAGAACTGGAAAAGTGTCCGGCTTTTGGAAAAGGCTGGTTTCGAGCAGGAAGGTCTTTTGCGCAAGTATCTCAAAATCAATGGCGAATGGCGCGACCACCTGATGTTTTCCCGTCTGCCGGAAGACGGTGAGTTCGGGAAGATGCTGAAGCCATGA
- a CDS encoding M16 family metallopeptidase — MNVEITRLASGLTVVTETMPHLESVALGVWIKSGSRNETEDEHGIAHLLEHMAFKGTARRSARDIAEEIENVGGELNAATSTETTSYYARVLRDNVPLAVDILADILTESEFDEEELRREKHVILQEIGAANDTPDDVVFDKFSEVAYRGQTLGRPILGTPDTVKSFTPGQIRNYLSRNYTTDRMFVVAAGAVDHTTFVKQVEERFARLPMTPSVPPVLEAARYIGGDVRETRDLMDAQVLLGFEGKAYHMRDFYCSQILANILGGGMSSRLFQEVRERRGLCYSVYAFHWGFSDTGIFGIHAATGGNELPTLVPVIIDELRKSSETIHQQEIDRARAQIRAQLLMGQESPAARAGQIARQMMLYGRPIPNPEMMERLEGITTERLTDLAGRLFFDTVPTLSAVGPIEQLAPLTDISTALATPGIQTKKAAG, encoded by the coding sequence ATGAATGTAGAAATCACCCGGCTCGCCTCCGGGTTGACGGTCGTCACCGAAACCATGCCGCATCTGGAGAGCGTCGCGCTGGGTGTCTGGATCAAGTCCGGATCGCGTAACGAGACCGAGGACGAACATGGGATCGCCCACCTCCTCGAGCACATGGCCTTCAAGGGCACCGCCCGCCGCAGCGCCCGTGACATCGCCGAAGAGATCGAGAATGTCGGCGGCGAACTGAACGCCGCAACATCCACCGAAACCACCTCCTATTACGCCCGGGTGCTCAGGGACAACGTACCGCTCGCGGTCGATATCCTTGCCGACATCCTGACGGAATCGGAATTCGACGAGGAAGAACTGCGTCGCGAAAAGCACGTCATCCTCCAGGAGATCGGGGCTGCCAACGACACGCCCGACGATGTGGTTTTCGACAAGTTTTCCGAGGTCGCCTATCGCGGCCAGACGCTCGGCCGGCCGATCCTCGGCACGCCGGATACGGTCAAGAGTTTCACGCCGGGACAGATCCGCAACTATCTTTCGCGCAATTACACGACCGACCGGATGTTCGTGGTCGCTGCGGGCGCCGTGGATCACACGACGTTCGTCAAGCAGGTCGAGGAGCGTTTTGCCCGTCTGCCCATGACCCCGAGCGTACCGCCCGTGCTGGAAGCGGCCCGTTACATCGGCGGCGACGTGCGTGAAACCCGCGACCTCATGGACGCGCAGGTGCTGCTCGGCTTCGAGGGCAAGGCCTATCACATGCGCGACTTCTACTGCTCGCAGATCCTCGCCAACATCCTCGGCGGCGGCATGTCGTCGCGCCTGTTCCAGGAAGTGCGCGAACGTCGCGGCCTGTGCTATTCGGTCTATGCCTTCCACTGGGGTTTTTCCGACACCGGCATCTTCGGCATCCATGCGGCAACCGGCGGCAACGAGCTGCCGACGCTGGTGCCCGTCATCATCGACGAGCTGCGAAAGTCTTCGGAAACCATTCATCAACAGGAAATCGACCGTGCCCGCGCCCAGATCCGTGCCCAGTTGCTGATGGGCCAGGAAAGCCCGGCGGCGCGCGCCGGCCAGATCGCCCGCCAGATGATGCTCTACGGACGCCCCATCCCCAACCCGGAAATGATGGAACGGCTGGAAGGCATCACCACTGAGCGGCTCACCGATCTTGCCGGACGGCTGTTTTTCGATACAGTTCCCACATTGTCGGCGGTCGGTCCGATCGAACAGCTCGCGCCATTGACCGACATCTCCACGGCGCTTGCCACGCCGGGGATCCAGACGAAGAAGGCTGCCGGTTAA
- the thrC gene encoding threonine synthase, translating into MMVVDYISTRGEAAPLGFRDALMAGLARDGGLYVPRQWPSLSKKEIRALRGKTYQEVAFEILKHFVGDEIPADKLKGMIDEAYATFRHPAVVPLVQTGPNDFVLELFHGTTLAFKDVAMQLLARLMDYVLAERGERATIVGATSGDTGGAAIDAFAGRERTDIFILFPHGKVSSVQQRQMTTSSAANVHALALKGNFDDCQNIVKEMFNDVAFRDRVRLSGVNSINWARIMAQVVYYFTAAVSLGGPDRKISFTVPTGNFGDIFAGYVAKKMGLPIDRLVIATNDNDILARTLKTGRYEMRDVKATTSPSMDIQISSNFERLLFEAYGRDAGSVRAAMAGLKQSGSFEIKPDALKAIRREFRAGRATERQVAATIRETLAETGYLLDPHTATGVFVAGKNAKPASPMVTLATAHPAKFPASVKSACGIDPALPSWLADLMQREERFDILEPELKAVETFIGEHARAK; encoded by the coding sequence TTGATGGTCGTGGACTATATTTCTACCCGGGGCGAAGCCGCTCCGCTCGGATTCCGGGATGCGCTGATGGCGGGCCTTGCCCGCGACGGCGGCCTTTACGTGCCACGTCAATGGCCTTCGCTCTCCAAGAAGGAGATCCGCGCCCTGCGCGGCAAGACCTATCAAGAGGTCGCCTTCGAGATCCTCAAACACTTCGTCGGCGACGAAATTCCCGCCGACAAGCTGAAGGGAATGATCGACGAGGCCTATGCCACGTTCCGGCATCCGGCCGTCGTGCCGCTGGTGCAGACGGGGCCGAACGATTTCGTGCTCGAGCTCTTCCACGGCACGACGCTCGCCTTCAAGGACGTGGCGATGCAGCTGCTCGCCCGGTTGATGGACTATGTGCTGGCCGAGCGCGGCGAGCGGGCGACGATCGTCGGCGCGACGTCGGGCGATACCGGTGGGGCAGCGATCGACGCATTCGCGGGTCGCGAGCGCACCGACATTTTCATCCTCTTCCCGCATGGCAAGGTCTCGTCCGTGCAGCAGCGGCAGATGACGACCTCCAGTGCCGCCAACGTGCATGCGCTGGCGCTGAAAGGCAATTTCGACGACTGCCAGAACATCGTCAAGGAGATGTTCAACGACGTCGCCTTCCGCGACCGGGTGAGGCTCTCGGGCGTCAACTCGATCAACTGGGCGCGCATCATGGCGCAGGTGGTCTATTATTTCACGGCCGCCGTTTCGCTCGGCGGGCCGGACCGGAAAATCTCCTTCACCGTCCCGACCGGCAATTTCGGCGATATCTTCGCGGGTTATGTGGCCAAGAAGATGGGCCTGCCGATCGACCGGCTGGTGATCGCCACCAACGACAACGACATCCTCGCCCGGACGCTGAAGACCGGACGCTACGAGATGCGCGACGTCAAGGCGACCACCTCGCCGTCGATGGACATCCAGATCTCGTCCAATTTCGAGCGGCTGCTGTTCGAAGCCTATGGCCGCGACGCCGGCTCGGTTCGCGCCGCCATGGCCGGGTTGAAACAATCCGGCAGCTTCGAGATCAAGCCTGACGCGTTGAAGGCCATCCGCCGCGAGTTCCGCGCCGGCCGGGCAACGGAGCGGCAGGTTGCCGCCACGATCCGCGAGACGCTTGCTGAAACCGGTTACCTGCTCGATCCGCATACGGCGACCGGCGTTTTCGTCGCAGGCAAGAACGCAAAACCGGCAAGCCCGATGGTCACTCTCGCCACCGCGCACCCGGCCAAATTTCCGGCCTCGGTAAAATCCGCTTGCGGAATTGATCCGGCGCTTCCATCATGGCTTGCTGATCTTATGCAAAGGGAGGAGCGCTTCGATATCTTGGAGCCTGAGCTTAAGGCCGTCGAAACTTTCATCGGCGAGCATGCCCGCGCTAAGTAA
- a CDS encoding PilZ domain-containing protein, translated as MFAKISRGLLAVSLVAVLASCNSSAPTEGLTPTATAAPAAEAATPVVQAFCPPVVMLEQTAIHRAYARGGENKPEKLLYQASLADATRQCTANETTLTINVVAQGRLVQGPVGVPGQITLPILVEVVDGDSVIYSQKVAFPIEMPAGGTQFIFNKADVQIPNAQGGASRFTRVRLGFDTGPAKKPARRS; from the coding sequence GTGTTTGCAAAGATTTCGCGTGGTCTTCTGGCGGTGTCGCTCGTGGCGGTTCTCGCAAGCTGCAATTCCTCGGCGCCGACAGAGGGGCTGACCCCGACCGCAACCGCCGCCCCCGCCGCTGAGGCAGCAACTCCCGTCGTGCAGGCATTCTGCCCGCCAGTCGTCATGCTGGAACAGACCGCCATTCACCGCGCCTATGCGCGCGGCGGCGAGAACAAGCCGGAAAAACTGCTCTACCAGGCCTCGCTCGCCGACGCGACGCGCCAGTGCACCGCCAATGAGACGACGCTGACCATCAACGTCGTCGCGCAAGGACGTCTCGTCCAGGGCCCGGTCGGCGTTCCCGGCCAGATCACCCTGCCGATCCTCGTCGAAGTGGTCGACGGCGACAGCGTCATCTATTCGCAGAAGGTGGCTTTCCCGATCGAGATGCCGGCCGGCGGCACCCAGTTCATCTTCAACAAGGCGGATGTGCAGATCCCGAACGCGCAAGGCGGCGCCTCGCGCTTCACCCGCGTCCGCCTCGGCTTCGACACCGGCCCGGCAAAGAAGCCGGCCCGCCGGAGCTGA
- a CDS encoding HAD family hydrolase, which translates to MSSFDLIIFDCDGVLVDSEIIAAQVESRLLTEAGYPISVEEMGERFAGMTWKNILLAVEKEADIPLSASLLDKSETILDARLARDVKIIDGVKFALARLTTQRCICSNSSTHRLDMMLEKVGLKPYFAPHIYSAKDLGPDRVKPKPDIFLHAAEQFKVAPEKCLVIEDSTHGVHGAKAAGMRVVGFTGASHTYPSHADRLTDAGAETVISRMMDLPAVIAALGEWAGAL; encoded by the coding sequence ATGAGCAGCTTCGACCTCATCATCTTCGATTGCGACGGCGTTCTCGTCGATTCAGAAATCATCGCGGCGCAGGTGGAATCCAGGCTGCTCACCGAAGCGGGTTATCCGATCAGCGTCGAGGAAATGGGCGAGCGGTTCGCCGGCATGACCTGGAAGAACATCCTGCTGGCCGTGGAAAAGGAAGCCGATATTCCGCTGTCGGCCTCGCTGCTCGACAAATCCGAGACAATCCTTGACGCACGGCTTGCCCGCGACGTGAAGATCATCGACGGCGTGAAGTTCGCGCTGGCAAGGCTGACGACGCAACGCTGCATCTGCTCAAACTCCAGCACTCATCGTCTCGACATGATGCTCGAAAAGGTCGGCCTCAAACCCTATTTCGCGCCGCATATCTATTCGGCCAAGGATCTCGGGCCGGATCGGGTCAAGCCGAAGCCGGATATCTTCCTGCACGCCGCCGAGCAGTTCAAAGTTGCGCCGGAGAAGTGCCTGGTGATCGAGGATTCCACCCATGGCGTCCACGGCGCCAAGGCGGCCGGCATGCGCGTCGTCGGCTTTACCGGCGCGTCGCACACCTATCCGAGCCATGCCGACCGGCTGACCGATGCGGGCGCCGAAACCGTGATCTCGCGGATGATGGACCTGCCGGCCGTCATCGCCGCACTCGGCGAATGGGCCGGGGCGCTCTAA
- a CDS encoding GntR family transcriptional regulator produces the protein MGKEPEDTIASRISRVLADRIVRGELAPGARLRQDHIAEEFETSHVPVREAFRRLEAQGLAISEPRRGVRVASFDLAEVREVAEMRAVLEVLALRHAARHLTPAILDAAEDAAREGDAAADVHAWEAANRRFHRLILAPCGMKRLLASIDDLHAASARFLFSAWQSGWEKRTDHDHRAILAALRQGKADEAAAILQKHVQWIGRGPQPAKTGAGRETFAIVG, from the coding sequence ATGGGCAAGGAACCGGAAGACACCATCGCCAGCCGCATCAGCCGCGTGCTTGCCGACCGCATCGTGCGTGGCGAGCTCGCCCCCGGTGCCCGTCTCCGCCAGGATCATATCGCCGAGGAATTCGAAACCAGCCATGTGCCGGTGCGCGAGGCATTCCGCCGGCTGGAAGCGCAGGGGCTGGCGATCAGCGAGCCGCGCCGAGGCGTGCGCGTTGCCTCCTTCGATCTCGCCGAAGTCCGTGAAGTGGCGGAAATGCGTGCCGTGCTGGAAGTGCTGGCGCTCCGTCATGCCGCCCGCCACCTGACCCCGGCCATCCTCGATGCGGCGGAAGACGCGGCCCGTGAGGGCGATGCCGCTGCCGACGTGCATGCCTGGGAGGCGGCGAACCGCCGTTTCCACCGGCTGATCCTCGCCCCCTGCGGCATGAAGCGTCTGCTCGCCTCGATCGACGACCTGCATGCCGCAAGCGCGCGCTTCCTGTTCTCCGCCTGGCAGTCCGGCTGGGAGAAGCGCACCGACCACGACCATCGCGCCATCCTGGCCGCTCTTAGGCAGGGCAAGGCCGACGAGGCCGCCGCCATCCTGCAGAAACATGTGCAGTGGATCGGTCGTGGCCCGCAGCCGGCCAAAACTGGTGCCGGGCGCGAGACTTTCGCCATCGTCGGCTGA
- a CDS encoding biotin transporter BioY — MSLITSHQTLVFDPFRLADRSLPAKVLFVLAGTLVLAIASRIAVPMVPVPITMQTFAVTMIGALYGWRLGALTVLAWLGEAALGAPVLAGGAGSIAVFAGPTAGYLFSFPVIAALAGWLAERGWTGRRILASFSAHLIANLLCLALGWAWLAALIGAEKAFWAGVAPFILGAALKSGLAAAILAAVASRNRAAVE; from the coding sequence ATGTCCCTGATTACTTCCCACCAGACACTTGTTTTCGATCCCTTTCGGCTTGCCGACCGGTCTTTGCCAGCCAAGGTTCTGTTCGTGCTTGCGGGCACGCTGGTGCTGGCGATCGCCTCCCGGATCGCCGTGCCGATGGTTCCGGTACCGATCACCATGCAGACCTTCGCCGTGACCATGATCGGCGCGCTTTATGGTTGGCGGCTCGGCGCCTTGACGGTGCTTGCTTGGCTGGGAGAAGCGGCGCTTGGAGCGCCGGTGCTGGCGGGTGGAGCGGGCAGCATTGCCGTGTTCGCAGGGCCGACCGCGGGTTATCTCTTTTCCTTTCCGGTGATTGCCGCCCTTGCCGGCTGGCTTGCCGAACGCGGCTGGACCGGGCGGCGCATCCTCGCCAGCTTCTCGGCACATCTGATCGCAAACCTTCTATGCCTTGCGCTCGGCTGGGCCTGGCTCGCGGCACTGATCGGCGCTGAAAAGGCGTTCTGGGCCGGCGTTGCCCCGTTCATCCTCGGTGCTGCACTGAAATCGGGCCTGGCGGCAGCCATCCTTGCCGCGGTCGCCTCCCGCAACCGTGCTGCGGTGGAATGA
- a CDS encoding DUF1284 domain-containing protein translates to MMVRLRPHHLLCVLTFVGEGYSPAFVANYRRLAGRLSAGEPIEIVSGPDDICAPLLSDEDAHCFGASVAGRDAAALADIARLLGRELETGSVIASDPVLFDKLRRAFSSGVTRRACTGCEWSSLCDRIAGQDYADALVMTFSRPETAPGISVRPRE, encoded by the coding sequence ATGATGGTGAGGCTGCGGCCGCATCATCTTCTCTGCGTGCTGACCTTTGTCGGCGAGGGCTATAGCCCAGCCTTCGTCGCCAACTATCGTCGTCTCGCCGGCCGGCTTTCTGCCGGCGAGCCGATCGAGATCGTCTCCGGCCCCGACGATATCTGCGCCCCGCTTCTGTCGGACGAAGATGCACATTGTTTCGGTGCTTCGGTTGCCGGCCGCGATGCGGCGGCGCTGGCGGATATTGCCCGCCTGCTTGGGCGGGAGCTTGAGACCGGGTCGGTGATCGCCTCCGATCCGGTGCTGTTCGATAAACTGCGCCGCGCCTTCTCTTCTGGCGTGACGCGCCGCGCTTGCACGGGCTGCGAATGGAGCAGCCTTTGCGATCGCATCGCGGGACAGGATTATGCAGACGCGCTGGTCATGACGTTCAGCCGGCCGGAAACAGCGCCAGGAATTTCCGTTCGCCCTCGGGAGTGA